The following nucleotide sequence is from Myripristis murdjan chromosome 22, fMyrMur1.1, whole genome shotgun sequence.
TCGGCAAAGAAAtgaacatggaaaaaaaaaatgtggatacCACGCCAACGAGACACAAAGTTGAATTTACATGCCGAAGTAAAGCAAAATAAAGTCAAACACTATGTGAGAAGTAAAGTAATAGGATGAATGCTAACACAGGAGAAAATGTAGGCGttcactgctgactgactgtttatAAACACGgcaggctaacgttagccaaaGCTAGCCGGGGCGATACAACGTAAGATTAGCTAACCTTAACGCTACTAGCCAACACTGCCTGAACTGAAACGGCTCGGCGTATTTTCTTTGCGAAACAACCGTGGTAACGGCAGAAACGTCTCCAGACCCGGCTTAGACGACCGCAAAGAGCTAGCTGATGAAACATTAGGGATGGTCTAAATTGTTCACCTTCCAGAAGCCGAGAGATGATGCTGTCCACGTTCAATTCACCCTCCGCCATCTTCAATCTGATGTTTCACAATGTTGGCTCGGTCGATTCCCCCGGCGGACGCCAGGAGGAGCTGTTGCGTCGAGAAAAGTTTGTTGACTGCCCGATGAATTACTGTgagcaaaacaataataatcaaagatggttttttttacactttacccagctttttatttgtgtggtgGATATTACAGTTTTTGCTGAGTAATATTAGATTGATGTTAGTTGTTAGAGGACTGGGTCTTATGATGAAAAGggcataaatgtgtgtttttcagacaATAAGTATAGTTTATAATAGTGGTTGATTATCTTATGGCAATCCCTGACTAGAGGTCATAATTAACTcccattttatttatcatttaatcaCTCATCATAGTTACAATAGATACTGCATGCGTATTAAGCATATAAATCATATAAGAGCTCCTTACATGATGCGGTGATGATTTCatgtaaataacaataaataatattattttCTCATCAGTGGTTGGTGTTTTCTCATTAGGACATTTCACTTAATTTCACCTGAGCAGTGATATTAGATAGCAATTTATATCTGAATTTGAAACAGAGGctattacaaataaatacagcatgTACATTTATTGGACATGACACATAACATTTTCAACAAATTCTGAAATGAGGGCtttaacataaaaaagaaaagtaaaacaatacataaaaacaaagaacaattaTTCAATTAtccaaaataattcaagttTAATGTAGTTAGTATCTCACAGTATTAATCATACAGTGTTTGCTTTATATTTACAAGTGTCAGCATTGGCTTTATGTAGTTTTGTCATATCCAGAGGAAGTCTTTGTGGTCCAAGGACAATTAAACACATCAGCCACAGCAGACAGGGCTCATTATGGCATAtcctgaaaatgtgtgtgtgtgtgtgtgtgtgtgtgtgtgtgtgtgtgtgtgtgagagagagagagagagagagagagagagagagagaaagagagagtgccAACTGCATTATCATCACTGCAAACATGATGTATACTATAGAGTCTTCTTTTTCCACTGTACAGTCAGTCTTAAAGTTAGCTGTTAATTGTTTGAATGCTGTGATgttgttttgtagttttatagtttgcaaattcatttttactACTCGTTTACCCATTGGCAAGGCTCAAGGGCACAACAGTCATTCTGAACAACTCAGTGCAGCAAACTGTGGACGAGGTAGGAGACGAGAGCCAGTGTGAGCTCAGCTGAATCCACAGTTTAGTCGCAGAGTTTTAAAGCCCAGTGGCCTTCATCTCCACCATAGTCTGCATCCTCTGCTTGTTTCTTTTGTccctgcaggagaggaagagccaGGTGACACCCCAGCCGATCACAAGACCTACGAcagccagcagagcagcaaCCCATGTGTCCACGCCCTTTGAACAGGTTGGGGTGACTGCTGTGGTGGTGGTTGCTggcgtggtggtggtggttgctggcgtggtggtggtggtggtggtggtggtggtggtcaaACTGGGATGGCTGTTCACCTTTGTGAAGATGTACGGATGCTCCTGCAACACAAAAGTGGAGAGCAGGATAGGCCTTAAATCTCGGCATCTCATTCTAAGGGAGAGTCTGTAGCATTGGGTGATACAGCAATACTAaactgatattgtgatattcaaGTAGatatctgggattttggattgcaatattgtgatatggttTTAAAGTCTCCATTGAAGTAAAAGGGTGCAATTTGCTGAACTTATAAGATTGTaggtgttctgttatttgcccctacctgcttagtcatcatatcTACATTGCTGATggctgtttatcaaaaatctcatgtgtttaaatatttcatgCCAGAACCAGTAGCCATCcttacaatattgtcacaatatttgAGTATTATGCATGCCTGTGTGGCAGCTTTCCTACCTCAGAGGGGcacttgattttatttctgtcagtTGTGAAATTGTTGTATGTCTGCTTTTTCCCCACCGGCTCCAACTGCAAACAAAAGAGAGCACACTGTATTTCTGCTCGGTTTTCAGCTGAATTTCAAAGGGAGGTGATTCAAATAGACCAATCGTAATCAAAAACCGCACTCTGTCAAACACAGGTAGCCTTCAGCTGTTCTGTTGCCCATGCCAAACTCACCATGTTGTTCCACAAAGCTATGGCCATGTCAGCATGTCCCCGTTCACTGAAGTGGAAGCAGTCCTCAGAGAAGTAGGTGGCGTCCGGTCTCCCCtcctgaagaaaaataaaatacaacattaGGTTTTTAAATGAATTATGTGTCCCAGAAGGAATGGATTATCGTTTTCTACaagtgcatgtttttgtgtgtttgtttgtgcaccGAGGACTTACAGTGTTCAAAGGAACGATGGAGTTTCTGAAAAAGGGCTGCACGACCACAGTGAAGTCCTCTCTGTCATCATAACGGCCTCCATACGCCAGCTCTTCGGTCTTAGTCTGAGAGAAGTACCACAAACGCTACTATTACTGAGACTACTATAATGGACTTTTCTTATTGCATTTCAACATGGTTAAGTGTTTTGTTAAATAGTAACATTGGGTGGGAAGACCGCACTGTGGTCTCATTGATCCAGTCCACTAACCTGCAGTTCCCGATTGATCCGTTTTACCTCAGCCAGCTCTGGAGAATCGTCCCCTGGTAGCAGGAAGCACGGACAGACATACCTTAGGATCAAgggtgaaacaaaaaaaaacatttacactcAAAGATGCTTCACTTTATAGACAAAATCTAAAATAAGCAgcaaaaaatatgtgcatgcaatgactaataataataataacagctgattttgcagaataaaatgtttctATGAATGTCTATGAATTGTCACTCTACCAATCAAGGGACTACCCTCTGCTTAGTGGCAAATGTTTGTATAACCTTATTTGCAGACTTATGGACAACCTGGGGTAAACATCATTAATTGATTGTTGATTCAGGGAGTTAGTCCTCTAGCAAATACAGAAATTAAATGTATTCCTTTGCTGGATCAACtatcgtgtgtgtgtacaacatCAATATCAAGATACATTTCACTGCCCCCCAGGAGAAATTAGCCTTGGACTCAGTGGTATTGATTCATATGGATTGATTCCTGTGGATGGACTGATGAACGTACTTTTGTAACACATTGCACCCAAGACTGTCCCTTTTGACTCTGCGTAGGCCTTCGATTTCTAGGATCTCAATGATGTTAACGATCACCCTGGGGACCTACGGCCATGAGGCAAGAAGAACACACTCATGCAGGGTCGAAGAGTAACATTCAAAACTCACCTTTACAAGGATCAATAACATGAGAAAAGGTAAGGAAAGGCAAATTAAGGTAGGGGAACAGAACCTTATAGATTCCTGAGGGGGAAATGCATCGTTGAGCAGATTTAAGGGATACCTACAGCTatactattttttttcaattatggCATACATTACATCATCAAAGTTTTAGACAAACTTATTCATCGCCACAGAGAAATTCATTGCCACCTGATAACCAgtcaacacacaacaacagcaacatataCTACAAAACATGATTACTGGCAGGAAAAGGCACCACACTAAAACTGCAAAATGTCAGTCATTAAAAAAGAAGCAAGTCCAAGTGTAGAACAATAAATCAAGCATAGTACCGTACACAAAATCCCAGTGCTGTAAAGTACAAGTCAGGCAAAGTGCAAACCATGTACAGATACAGTCCAGACAGATTAGCTATATTCATTAGAGCTGGCTATATTCATTAAGGAATTTTACTGAAGCTGGGACAAAGGATTTCCTAAGTCTCCCTGTAGAACATAAAGGCATCATCGGGCATTCAACTAAAACAACAACTAATTGAAAAAACAGTGTAAAGGATGGCCTTCATAATTCAGAactgtctgcagtttggacCTGGTTCTCTTTTTTTAGAGTAACCTCCAGAGAATCTGGGCTCAGTTTATTGTAGGACAACAAAGACATCATCTTACCTCTTGGTACAGAATATCCAAGCTTGTCATCATGTGATGACTGTAGTTTGCAGGTGACAAAGAGGCCTGTGTATTAAAGAAAGCAATTATAGTAATTATAAGATATCATTATTTTATAGTGAACATGTAAACAAATCAGCCCATAatgatttgtgctgtttttactttGAGAGGAGGAAAAGTCCACACTATATTTGTTGCAACCCAAATTGGATTTATTTCCaccaaaatgtgatgtttcGAGCCTTAGCTCTGTGCATATAGACTACCCGCCAAAAGCCAAAAGGATAAGAGGAAAACTGGCCATGATTGTGCACATAAAACAAATATCAACCAAAAGTGGCAATGCCATGCAACATGTATGAGTGAACTAGCAACAGCAGTGAGTTACTAACACTAAGCTGTCACTACTGTAGTCTCAGAGCTCATTTCAAATTTATGCCGTGCTTTGATATTCTGCTTCAAAGTACAAACATTAAAAGAGAGACTACTCTGGTGGTGGAAAGGGAGAAGAGTgatggagagtgagagggaaaaaatgaaggggAGAGAAACGAGGTAAAACGTGGacgaggagagaagaggaaaatggagaagataagactgagacagagacaggatgAAGAGAGTCTGGGTTGACTTCTCCCTTGTTTATGCCTCTTCGAGAACAAGGCCTGTCACTGTGCCTGTGTGCTTGTTTCATGCAGACAGAGGTTGAGATAGAGGAGGGGGGGTGCTTTGTGTTGGAGGGCTAAAGTGACAGAATGTGCTCATTCAAAAGAAACCTTGTCTGCTCTCATCTCACTCtgacacaataaaacaattagGGGAGGGCTGTTCACAATGCTTGATTATTCTGCTCCAATGCTTATCCCACTTGGCGAGTGATATCATAAGACAGCACTAAACAGAGCATCGTGCAACATCAAAGAGGTTATAACCACATTGCTATGACTGAAGATTGTCTTGTATTGTTTCATAAATGCGTTTCATCTACTCGTTCATCCTGCAGAGGTTGGGCAGTTTCTGTGAAGTCTTCCTGCGGGAGCTCACCCTGTCATTGCAGTACTGGCACAGGTCATTGCCTCCAATGAAGAGGGTCACCAGCTTCCAGTCTTTCTCAAAATCCACAGCCTAGAACCACAAGACGAAAAGACAGGGGGTAAAAATAGAGAGGAACAGATATGACATCAACTGCTCTTGTTTTTCAGTCAcgtaaatatgaaatattataaCATCTGTGGGCACAGAATTAGCATCACTGCATGCAACAGAATCACTGATGCTGAATGCAGCCGATGTAACGGACTTACAGAGTTGTTTTTCATGGTTTCAATCAGCTGTCTGACCTGCCCTGGGATTCCTCTGTTTAAAATTAAAGAGTAAGGCTTCATGGGATTACAAAACGTTAAAAAAGGGCATAGTAATATTTGAAACTGTAAGATGACAATATATAATTATTTAGATGTCCTGGTGCTTAATGTGGGCACAAAGACAAAGTTCAAAGTAGATCAAAGATGCTGCAGCACTCACGATATTTTAGCCCCTGATACAGCCACATTGAAGCCAGTTGTCTTTTTCCCTCGGCCCGTTGACATTCCTTTGATGTTTGGATTGAACTTCTTAAGAATATctgatgaaaaaagaagaagagataGTACTGCACAACAGACAAAAGTAGCTTTATGAAGAAGCAATATTAGATCATATGCCAAGTCTCCCATCTAGTGGTGACAATGTGCATTACActtgtgtgtccctgtgtaGAAACGGAGTGGAGGCTCAGGACTTACTGGGTAATGTTGTGACAGTATCAAGAGTTTTATCTCCCCCAATGCTTGTCgataaaaaagcaaacacaaaatgttagaaaatgttatccacagccagtgttcatGATTTGCTTTTGCATACAGTTTGTGTGCAGCTTCTTACCTCCACGATACTCCTCTGTACTCAGTTCGTAATTCCAGGAGATTCCTTGCCTTAGCCCCGAAGCCAGTCTAcctccagaaaaaaataaactgaatataCAGCAGACAACTGCAGAGGATTTGCATgggtaaacacacagacatagacacacacaacagtgagGAAGGAAAAAACCAAGGCACTGTTCCTCTGTCCAGAATtagaataaaaattaaattaaatcagattAAATTAATTTAGAATAAAAAAGTGCAGCTGAGATGTATTTTTTAGAATTCCTTATTGTGTGCCACCTtaataaaagcatttttttttttttttaatgaatgccTTGGCTTTCCCTTGCTAATGATTTCATATTCTGATTTGGACATGGTTaaagagaacacacacaggcttgcaCTGCATACAAACTCACAGTTAGCGAGTCTCCAAGTGCAGCCACCACTTTGATGTCTCCGGGTCGCAATCTGTGAACTACAAAAAGACCAACACGGGTACAACTTCAGTATGGCACGTCTACATTTCTCTGGGGCTAACACCTGCGAAACACCTTGAATGCTCACCTGAAGTGGGCACAGAGTCAGATGGAGCTACATGAACACAGGAGAAGTCACTGCCCCAGTTCTAATGAATGACAGATACATGGTTTTCATCAGTGCACAACCACAGATTACATGTCAATTATAATCTACGACTATAGGTTATTTTCATTAGTGGCCGATCAAAAGTGCATGAATGACAAAAACTGCAGCCTACCGTTActggaggaggagtaggaggggGGCCTGGAAAGGTGTAGTTGCTGTTGGGAGCGGTTCTAAAGAATGGCATGGTCTAATGAAGAAACAATCAAGAGCACATTTATATGCCAACATAAagacaaaatgatgaatattATTTGATAAATTGGCAGGCACATTGAATGTCATTAATGCAACCCTGTGCAATGTTACCTCAGAGGGACACTTCAAATCGATGCCAGCCATGAAGTCTTGGGTAAAGGTTTTGTTACCCACTGGTTCTAGCTATAACAGATTGTGAGACTCAGTAATCCAACAAAAATAATCTAACCACATGTGCTTGAATATCTGAGACTTTATACCATGTTGTTCCAAAGAGCACGAGCCATGAGGGTGTGAGCTCTCTGGCTGAGGTGGAAACAGTCGGGAGAAAAGTAGGAGCGATCAGGCCGGCCATCCTTCAAAAAGAGGAAACAAGTGGCAGAAATGAAGAAGCAGTATAGACAAAAGAGAAATTCATCTAGGAAAATGACATCAGAAGTATTCAAATTATGTTAGGGCCATCTGTGAGGACACAGTTTTGTCGGTTCTTACTTCTAGTCTGGGAAGGAAGACCTCTCTGAAGAAGGGCTGCAGCACCACGGTGAAGTTGCCGTGGGTGTCATAGCGCCCCGAGTCAACTAGCTGTTTCATAGCATGCTGGCAGGAGTGGCAAACAGACAGAATCACAGCaaattttacagtttaaaagTGTTGATTTTTCAGTGATAGCTGTTTTAAGCTGAAGACATGGCAAACACGCAGTCCAAACTTAATTTTCAATAGGGGCTGGGAGGAAATTCCCATAGGAGAGCATTACTTAGGACTGAGAAGGCTCCCACACACTCCTCACCTCTGCTcgattctttatttttgtcaatgtttcaacattttcaaaggTTTATAGCAAAATGTTGACAAAATTAAAGTGTTAAGCGTGTGTTGGGGAGCCTTCTTAATTCTCAGCTATTCTGAGTTGACCAGCTGTTTGTCCTCTCACGTAGCTGACTTCACTTGAGGGACCCTCACCTGGTAAGCTTTATTGAGGTCTTTGACCTTCTGGAGCTCAGCAGATCCCTCAGTAGGCTTCAGTATACAAGGGCAAACCAATCTGGAGCATACATAATAAAACAGTTTGCATTAGGGCTgcagaaataaataatcaaaattatTTAGATCACAATATGGCTAAGAGCAATATctaaatcacaggagctgcatttttttttttaagataaaacGTGTGATCAAATACCATTATTTATGCAGTACTGTAGTGTTAAAGACATGCACAAGCCTAAaagttgtgaaaatgaaaattatgatgcaaatattATCATTCACACGATAATTGTGAATATCACAATCCCAACATCCCCAAATAAtttgtattgttatttattttattttttttacaatattgttcAGCTCCAGTTTGAATAATTacttgtttgattattttttcattaactTGCTTGTGTCACCTCACCGGTATTGATAAATTCCAGTGCAGCAGGCCTCACTTACTTTACAAACCAGGTGGGACAGCCCAGACTCTTATCACTGTGCAGATCACGCAGTGGAACAATGTGTAACAGCTCTACGAGATTCACAATGGCACGAGGTACCTTGGTGGGAACAAAACAGGGTTAGGTAGGCTGTCTGTATGACCAACATACAGAGACAGCATATAAgtgcaaaatgcacaaaaatgcatACTACACACACCTCATTATGGAGAATATCCAGAGCCTGACGGATACGCTCCACCACATTCGCGGGTGAGAAATAAATCTGTGGAAAGAATGATATGTGTTACTGCACAGAGCCTACAGCACATTATGTATGAGCCACATGCATTCAGCCTCAAATGTAACCTGTTTTCTCCTGCATTCTGTAAATACTTCTTGATAAATGAGGCAGTGTAAGTACAAGCAATTCAATGAAAGAAACTGCCTTTAAAGCCTCTGAAGACTCAAAACTTTTCATATAGAACTTAATTTAACAAAGGAGATTATTCAGACCAAATATCCTAtcaaatatcttgtttttttttttttttttatacatgaaaAGTAAAGTCTTTGACAATATTCACTCAGAGGCCACTTTAAcgggtccacctgcacaatctcatacaaaaacattagacaaaacattagaaacacctctcaatataatgtagtccagtacaagatctctgcaaactgcaacctcaataataaacataaatttaaacattctccacaatgtcagcaaaaactgaacattataaactttcttaaaaagtaaaatttatggcagagctgctgcattgaaATGGCTTCATATAGATATGGAAATTgtacaaaaaacagcaaaaatgacactgaaaataattatttaaaaatcagtCAATATGAATGCTCACACTATCTGTGCAGAAGTCACATATGTCATTGCCCCCAATGAACATGGTGATCACTTTCCAGTCATTATGGAAATCAATTCGCTGAGAAAGAGATAAGATGTTAACATAGGATAagcttttttacttttatattcCTTAGTTGGAAAATAAAATTGAGATCATGCAgtatgtgttttaatgtgtgtttgaattGCTACTTTACTGTCTTAccacatcatttttcattttgtccactAGAGTGCGCACCTGGCTGACCATGTCActgaaaataatgcatttttggtGGCAGAGGTCAGTAAAAGCATTGCAAATTGTTATAATGTGCTCTAACATCACTTCTATTTGGCTTTCACTGAACAGGATGAGCCCAAAGATGGAGAAGAGGGAAGTGAGGAGACAAAAACACGGAGGAGATGACTGACCCACTCTTAGCTCCTGACACGGCTTGGTTGAGGAAGGCCTTAGGGTTGTTCTCTTTACCTATTCCCTCTGAGAAGCCAGTCAACGAGGGGTTAAACTCCCTCAGGATGTCTGCGTGTCACACCAACAGGTAACTTCAGTAAAGGTAACATGGAGTTTAAATCAATAGGCAGTGttatgtgcattgtttttaaGACTGAGTGAAATTTTAATGATTCCTGTTAGAAGAAAAGAAACTgggtcagtgcagcagcaaaCGGTAGAGAGCAACAAGGGAAAATAACACCTAAATAGAAACAGAGCAGGAATCAAACATAATAATGATTACAATCCTACAACATATTAAGTAAGCATATGCACAAGCATGCAAGGTatgcaaaataacagaaatagaACATACTGAGACATacaaaaatcttttaaaataaatacaatataatgtgaggtaagaaaataaatgacGATAATTAGCTATAGACATTATATGTAGAAAGATAGAATGTGAGGGTATAAAAAATGTGGCTTGAACATAATAAAGTTTCTTATCATGGATAATCAAAGGCATCCTAAAAGCATTTAGCTGGTCCAACTAGGCCATCAAGTTCGGGTAAAATGCAAGAGTGTTACACAGTTAGGTCTGTAATTGGTGGCGATAAGATCACTCACAATAACTTTACTGAGGCAGTTACATCATAATCACTGATGGTTAGCAATCATACTGTTGCAATATGCAAGTAACAGAGATAAGACAGAGGAAATATGATGGACATCTGATATTTACTAAATAACTGAGCTTCTGTAGGCctgttttctatttcattt
It contains:
- the plb1 gene encoding LOW QUALITY PROTEIN: phospholipase B1, membrane-associated (The sequence of the model RefSeq protein was modified relative to this genomic sequence to represent the inferred CDS: substituted 1 base at 1 genomic stop codon), whose amino-acid sequence is HAFINHCVSFVSSPSVHTLRPADISVVSAMGMPLSQRNEASKVVSRLAELLSMFNPEVIIQHVDEASLQHRSLLEEAEDLSLSLLHHQDTDWKLVLVFVPADSLCTCSPQAAAEVEAVVQEVDAALQLLQRRLHHTLVHTVVWSAQPQHDKXVLCQCMNDDNINQRLHRATLIQTLQDSLHRVLKNPKWHSSSEDFTALLQSIPIILEPISHSVSMERTDSTLSDLDRVAVQLWTNMLQPLKGEAELKDSNVITIPCPTQDQPYLRTQRNSPDTEERVHSEASPPIDPVMGTEIPCTDRSPSPTTPTSVHELRPGDIKVVAAVGDSLTAANGVGAGTDNLLLVINEYRGLSWSIGGDANITTVTTLPNILREFNPSLTGFSEGIGKENNPKAFLNQAVSGAKSGDMVSQVRTLVDKMKNDVRIDFHNDWKVITMFIGGNDICDFCTDSIYFSPANVVERIRQALDILHNEVPRAIVNLVELLHIVPLRDLHSDKSLGCPTWFVKLVCPCILKPTEGSAELQKVKDLNKAYQHAMKQLVDSGRYDTHGNFTVVLQPFFREVFLPRLEDGRPDRSYFSPDCFHLSQRAHTLMARALWNNMLEPVGNKTFTQDFMAGIDLKCPSETMPFFRTAPNSNYTFPGPPPTPPPVTNWGSDFSCVHVAPSDSVPTSVHRLRPGDIKVVAALGDSLTTGFGAKARNLLELRTEYRGVSWSIGGDKTLDTVTTLPNILKKFNPNIKGMSTGRGKKTTGFNVAVSGAKISGIPGQVRQLIETMKNNSAVDFEKDWKLVTLFIGGNDLCQYCNDRASLSPANYSHHMMTSLDILYQEVPRVIVNIIEILEIEGLRRVKRDSLGCNVLQKYVCPCFLLPGDDSPELAEVKRINRELQTKTEELAYGGRYDDREDFTVVVQPFFRNSIVPLNTEGRPDATYFSEDCFHFSERGHADMAIALWNNMLEPVGKKQTYNNFTTDRNKIKCPSEEHPYIFTKVNSHPSLTTTTTTTTTTTPATTTTTPATTTTAVTPTCSKGVDTWVAALLAVVGLVIGWGVTWLFLSCRDKRNKQRMQTMVEMKATGL